One genomic segment of Drosophila melanogaster chromosome 3L includes these proteins:
- the Cpr65Ax1 gene encoding cuticular protein 65Ax1: MKFAIVLFALFAVALAAPTVEVLRSDSNVGIDNYSYAVETSDGTSKSEEGVLKNAGTELEAISTHGSFSYVGPDGQTYTVTYVADENGFQPQGAHLPVAPVA; encoded by the exons ATGAAATTCGCCATCGTCCTGTTCGCCCTCTTTGCCGTGGCCCTGGCTGCCCCTACTGTCGAGGTCCTGCGATCGGATAGCAATGTTGGAATCGATAACTACTCATATGC AGTTGAAACCAGCGACGGTACCTCGAAGAGCGAGGAGGGTGTGCTGAAGAACGCCGGCACCGAGCTAGAGGCCATCTCAACCCACGGCTCCTTCAGCTACGTGGGCCCTGATGGCCAGACCTACACCGTCACCTACGTGGCCGATGAGAACGGATTCCAGCCCCAGGGTGCTCATCTGCCCGTTGCCCCCGTTGCCTAA
- the Lcp65Ab2 gene encoding Lcp65Ab2: MKFLIVFVALFAMAVARPNLAEIVRQVSDVEPEKWSSDVETSDGTSIKQEGVLKNAGTDNEAAVVHGSFTWVDEKTGEKFTITYVADENGYQPQGAHLPVAPVA; encoded by the coding sequence ATGAAATTCCTCATCGTCTTCGTCGCCCTCTTCGCCATGGCAGTGGCCCGCCCCAACCTTGCCGAGATCGTGAGGCAGGTCTCCGATGTTGAGCCCGAGAAGTGGAGCTCCGACGTGGAGACCAGCGATGGCACCAGCATCAAACAGGAGGGTGTCCTCAAGAACGCTGGCACTGACAACGAGGCCGCTGTCGTCCACGGATCCTTCACCTGGGTGGATGAGAAGACCGGCGAGAAGTTCACCATCACATACGTGGCTGATGAGAACGGATACCAGCCCCAGGGCGCCCATCTGCCCGTGGCACCAGTTGCTTAA
- the Acp65Aa gene encoding adult cuticle protein 65Aa, whose protein sequence is MMKLMLVVGSIALLLALASARPQNDVEVLEYESENTGLGGYKFSYKLSDGTSRTEEGVVNNAGTDNESISIRGSVTWVAPDGQTYTINFVADENGFQPEGAHLPK, encoded by the exons ATGATGAAATTG ATGCTAGTCGTTGGCTCGATAGCCCTTCTCCTGGCCCTGGCCAGTGCCCGGCCGCAAAATGATGTGGAAGTTCTTGAGTACGAATCGGAGAACACCGGCCTCGGCGGCTACAAGTTCAGCTACAAACTGAGCGATGGCACCAGTCGAACAGAGGAGGGCGTGGTCAACAACGCGGGCACCGACAACGAATCCATATCCATTCGGGGATCCGTCACCTGGGTGGCTCCCGATGGCCAAACCTACACCATTAACTTTGTGGCCGACGAGAACGGTTTTCAGCCGGAGGGTGCCCATCTGCCCAAGTAG
- the Lcp65Ac gene encoding Lcp65Ac, translating into MKCTVAIVFTALFAVVLAAPAPDADTQILRLESDVQPEGYNFALETSDGKKHEEQGQLKNVGTEQEAIVVRGSYSFVADDGQTYTVNYIADENGFQPEGAHLPNVPIGN; encoded by the exons atgaaGTGCACAGTTGCCATCGTCTTCACCGCTCTCTTCGCCGTCGTTCTGGCTGCCCCCGCTCCCGATGCGGATACCCAGATCCTGCGTCTGGAGTCCGACGTCCAGCCGGAGGGCTACAACTTTGC TTTGGAGACCAGCGACGGCAAGAAGCACGAGGAGCAGGGTCAGCTCAAGAACGTCGGCACCGAACAGGAGGCCATCGTGGTCCGCGGATCCTACTCCTTCGTGGCCGATGATGGCCAGACCTACACGGTCAACTACATCGCTGACGAGAACGGATTCCAGCCCGAGGGTGCCCATCTGCCCAATGTGCCCATCGGCAACTAA
- the Lcp65Aa gene encoding Lcp65Aa, with protein MKSILVLACLLSALCLAAAAPDAEIVDLVSDVNADSYSYKFETSDGTKQEQHGSLKSLGPEEDALQVAGSFSFVGDDGQTHAISYVADENGFQPQGEDIPHL; from the coding sequence ATGAAATCCATCCTTGTGCTCGCCTGCCTTTTAAGTGCCCTGTGCCTAGCTGCTGCCGCTCCGGATGCAGAGATTGTTGACCTGGTGTCCGATGTCAATGCCGATAGCTATAGCTACAAATTTGAGACAAGCGATGGCACCAAGCAGGAGCAGCACGGCTCCCTGAAGAGCCTTGGTCCCGAGGAGGATGCCTTGCAGGTGGCCGGATCCTTCAGCTTCGTAGGAGACGACGGACAGACGCATGCCATCAGCTACGTGGCCGATGAGAACGGATTCCAACCCCAGGGCGAGGATATTCCCCACCTATAA
- the Cpr65Aw gene encoding cuticular protein 65Aw, isoform B produces the protein MKTWIAMAMPSRKFETSDGISREERATLKNPGTPEEAIAIQGSVHWVGPDGIHYKLNYLADENGFQAQGEHLPQVEHSSRDRFGLC, from the exons ATGAAAACATGGATAGCGATGGCTATGCCTTCTCGTAA ATTCGAGACAAGCGATGGTATCTCGCGTGAGGAGAGGGCCACTCTGAAAAATCCTGGCACTCCCGAGGAGGCAATCGCCATCCAGGGCAGCGTCCATTGGGTGGGACCTGATGGTATTCACTATAAGCTGAACTATCTGGCCGATGAGAACGGTTTTCAGGCTCAGGGCGAACATCTTCCCCAGGTAGAGCACTCATCACGTGATAGGTTTGGACTTTGTTGA
- the Cpr65Az gene encoding cuticular protein 65Az encodes MRLTTLFSLICIAIGYVRSQPAGYPSARPPATYLPVKPPAPPPRPPPPAPANSYGPPKKGNGKPPPAPPKPSYGPPPKNGNGKPPPSNAYLPPGNGNGGSSGGGGAGGGGGEDIPIIKLESKVNTDGSYMYEYETGNGIKAEEMGYLKNAGVEGAEAQTAEGSFSYTSPEGQEISLTYIADENGFQPQGDHLPTPPPIPIEIQEALDKLAAGGGCHGCDDNETGGNDDGGGGGYVYRRK; translated from the exons ATGAGGCTGACCACATTGTTTTCCCTGATTTGCATCGCCATTGGCTACGTTCGGTCCCAACCGGCGGGCTATCCGAGTGCCCGTCCTCCGGCCACTTATCTGCCAGTCAAGCCACCAGCTCCACCGCCTCGACCCCCTCCTCCGGCTCCGGCCAACAGCTATGGTCCTCCCAAGAAGGGAAATGGAAAGCCACCGCCTGCTCCACCCAAACCCAGCTATGGGCCACCACCCAAAAATGGCAATGGAAAACCCCCGCCCAGTAACGCATACTTGCCACCaggcaatggcaatggagGATCTTCGggaggcggaggagcaggcggcggtggtggtgagGATATACCCATCATTAAGCTGGAGTCCAAGGTCAACACCGATGGTTCTTATATG TACGAGTACGAGACTGGAAACGGAATTAAGGCGGAGGAGATGGGCTACTTGAAGAACGCCGGAGTGGAAGGGGCGGAGGCACAGACGGCGGAGGGTTCCTTTTCGTACACCAGTCCCGAGGGCCAGGAAATTTCACTGACCTACATTGCGGACGAAAACGGATTCCAGCCGCAGGGCGATCACCTGCCCACACCGCCACCCATTCCCATCGAGATTCAGGAAGCGTTGGATAAGCTGGCCGCCGGAGGTGGATGCCATGGATGCGATGACAACGAGACGGGAGGCAACG
- the Cpr65Av gene encoding cuticular protein 65Av, with the protein MQSSSICVLAICAFALLSTIRAAPLDDSQHATILRYDNDNIGTDGYNFGYETSDGVTRQEQAEVKNAGTDQEALSVRGSVSWVAPDGQTYTLHYIADENGFQPQGDHLPHN; encoded by the exons ATGCAGTCCTCCAGCATCTGTGTCCTGGCCATTTGCGCCTTCGCTCTGCTCTCCACCATTAGGGCTGCTCCTCTGGACGACTCCCAACATGCCACCATACTAAGatacgacaacgacaacattGGCACTGATGGCTACAACTTCGG CTACGAGACCAGTGATGGAGTTACCCGCCAGGAGCAGGCTGAGGTGAAGAACGCCGGTACCGACCAGGAGGCGCTCAGTGTGCGCGGTTCCGTCAGCTGGGTTGCTCCCGATGGCCAGACCTACACCCTGCACTACATTGCGGATGAGAACGGTTTCCAGCCCCAGGGCGATCATCTGCCCCACAACTAA
- the CG13297 gene encoding uncharacterized protein: MLCFYRSNMSLSSVPSSIQHGNKVTRCGLSINNKLVQALILLLACILFGANMNYASFPPGTVIDIKLGDVALEQFSYTPTRDGYEFNYTLPDGTFRDEVGKVLSGTSAAQDLENANNLAKNHRPSRQQGLKVRKLSGKSLASLAG, encoded by the exons ATGTTGTGTTTTTACAGATCCAATATGAGTCTATCCTCGGTGCCAAGCAGCATTCAGCATGGGAACAAGGTAACGCGCTGTGGCCTGAGCATCAACAATAAACTAGTGCAGGCCCTGATCCTCCTTTTGGCCTGCATTCTCTTTGGTGCCAACATGAACTACGCCTCCTTTCCACCTGGCACTGTCATCGATATCAAGCTGGGAGATGTCGCCCTCGAGCAGTTCAGCTATACGCCAACCCGCGATGGATACGAGTTCAA CTACACTCTTCCTGATGGAACTTTTCGTGATGAGGTTGGCAAGGTCCTGAGTGGAACTTCAGCTGCCCAGGATCTGGAAAATGCCAACAACTTGGCCAAGAACCACCGTCCCTCGCGTCAACAGGGCCTTAAGGTTCGCAAGTTGTCCGGAAAATCTCTTGCATCTCTGGCCGGATAA
- the Cpr65Ay gene encoding cuticular protein 65Ay yields the protein MKLLSQVFLITALIALVSSASLEKGEREEKLHFGFHTENGHQRNEAITYTVKPETVQDPKEVTTQKPVEYKGGYSFISADGYEYQVLYKANKNGFQPYVTAHKIKPDKS from the exons ATGAAATTG CTAAGCCAAGTGTTTTTAATAACTGCGTTAATTGCTTTGGTTTCATCGGCTTCCTTGGAGAAAGGTGAGCGAGAGGAGAAGCTTCATTTCGG ATTTCACACCGAAAATGGTCACCAGAGAAATGAGGCCATAACGTACACAGTAAAGCCGGAAACAGTTCAGGATCCCAAGGAGGTGACAACCCAAAAACCTGTAGAATATAAAGGTGGATACAGCTTCATCTCAGCCGATGGTTACGAGTACCAGGTCCTCTataaagccaacaaaaacGGTTTTCAGCCCTATGTGACAGCCCACAAAATTAAACCGGATAAGAGTTAA
- the Cpr65Aw gene encoding cuticular protein 65Aw, isoform A, producing MAGLTLLFGLILVSFCACSSNATDTAQILRYDNENMDSDGYAFSFETSDGISREERATLKNPGTPEEAIAIQGSVHWVGPDGIHYKLNYLADENGFQAQGEHLPQVEHSSRDRFGLC from the exons ATGGCCGGCTTAACACTGCTTTTCGGCCTAATCCTGGTCAGCTTCTGCGCGTGTTCCTCAAATGCCACCGATACTGCCCAGATACTGAGATACGACAATGAAAACATGGATAGCGATGGCTATGCCTTCTC ATTCGAGACAAGCGATGGTATCTCGCGTGAGGAGAGGGCCACTCTGAAAAATCCTGGCACTCCCGAGGAGGCAATCGCCATCCAGGGCAGCGTCCATTGGGTGGGACCTGATGGTATTCACTATAAGCTGAACTATCTGGCCGATGAGAACGGTTTTCAGGCTCAGGGCGAACATCTTCCCCAGGTAGAGCACTCATCACGTGATAGGTTTGGACTTTGTTGA
- the Lcp65Ad gene encoding Lcp65Ad, isoform B, with protein MKFTIAIAFTCILACSLAAPPAIQQDAQVLRFDSDVLPEGYKFAVETSDGKSHQEEGQLKDVGTDHEAIVVRGSYAYVGDDGQTYSIQYLADENGFQPEGAHLPRPVQ; from the exons ATGAAATTCACTATTGCCATCGCCTTCACCTGTATCCTTGCCTGCTCACTGGCCGCTCCTCCAGCCATCCAGCAGGATGCTCAGGTGCTGCGCTTCGACAGCGATGTCCTGCCCGAGGGCTACAAGTTTGC CGTGGAGACGAGCGACGGAAAGTCGCATCAGGAGGAAGGCCAGCTGAAGGACGTGGGCACCGATCACGAAGCAATTGTTGTCCGCGGATCCTATGCCTATGTCGGTGACGATGGTCAGACCTACAGCATTCAGTACCTGGCCGATGAGAACGGCTTCCAGCCCGAGGGTGCCCATCTGCCCAGGCCCGTTCAGTGA